A single region of the Jaculus jaculus isolate mJacJac1 chromosome 15, mJacJac1.mat.Y.cur, whole genome shotgun sequence genome encodes:
- the Mpnd gene encoding MPN domain-containing protein produces the protein MEASAEPNETDSVQEEGAGGLAEGFVKLSLEAQQSDASLFSAEPGGQSRRSDPTPDVQHEASVSPPALHGNEVPYTIRPGVTPDASASPESPAAGGGNLIVSRWLQSAETLVRLSRRGRPSPPHGDQWPRRPRGAEPGHVGRGAAAAMAGSAEPPSPAGVVAEEAAEEDEEEAEDPERAAGGGGGGLAGPGAGGLAGALPRRAVTLRVLLKDALLEPGAGVLSIYYLGKKFIGDLQPDGRIVWQETGQIFNSPSAWATHCKKLVNPAKKSGCGWASVKYKGQKLDKYKAAWLRRHQLSVPVATDESPASEGEEEELMMEEDEEEVLAGVSAEDKSRRPPGKGSLEPVHPDVTSPGKRVDKVRAPVRYCMLGSRDTARNPHTLVEVTPFAAINKFQPFNVAVSSNVLFLLDFHSHLTRSEVVGYLGGRWDINSQMLTVLRAFPCRSRLGDVDMAATIEEEIYQSLFLRGLSLVGWYHSHPHSPALPSLRDIDTQMEYQLRLQGSSNGFQPCLALLCSPYYSGNPGPESKISPFWVMPPPEQRPGDYGIPMDVEMVYVQDSFLTNDILHEMMLLVDFYKGAPDLVRFQESWSPEHSYLDKLKISLASRTPKDQGVCHALEQVCSALKQGC, from the exons ATGGAGGCGAGTGCCGAGCCTAACGAGACGGACAGTGTCCAGGAGGAAGGAGCCGGAGGGCTGGCTGAAGGTTTTGTAAAGTTGAGCCTGGAAGCCCAGCAAAGTGATGCCAGCTTGTTCTCTGCCGAACCTGGAGGACAGTCCCGGCGGTCAGACCCCACCCCGG ATGTGCAGCAcgaggcctcagtttccccaccggCCTTGCACGGTAATGAGGTGCCCTACACCATCCGGCCAGGAGTGACCCCGGATGCCTCGGCGTCCCCTGAATCTCCAGCAGCCGGTGGCGGCAACCTAATAG TTTCCCGCTGGCTTCAGTCcgcagagaccctggtgcgcctcAGCAGACG CGGCCGTCCCTCCCCGCCGCACGGCGACCAATGGCCGCGGCGTCCCCGCGGGGCGGAGCCGGGTCACGTGGGCCGCGGGGCGGCGGCGGCCATGGCTGGGAGCGCGGAGCCGCCCTCGCCCGCGGGCGTGGTGGCCGAAGAGGCGgcggaggaggacgaggaggaggccGAGGACCCCGAGCGCGCGGcgggcggaggcggcggcgggcTGGCGGGGCCCGGGGCGGGCGGGCTCGCGGGCGCGCTCCCCAGGCGCGCGGTCACGCTACGCGTGTTGCTCAAGGACGCGCTGCTGGAGCCTGGCGCGGGGGTGCTGTCCATCTACTACCTG GGGAAGAAGTTTATTGGGGACCTCCAGCCCGATGGCAGGATTGTGTGGCAAGAAACTGGGCAGATCTTCAACTCGCCCAGTGCCTGGGCTACCCATTGCAAGAAGCTGGTCAACCCTGCCAAGAAGTCAGGTTGCGGCTGGGCCTCCGTGAAGTACAAGGGTCAGAAGCTGGACAAGTACAAGGCCGCCTGGCTCCGTCGGCATCAGCTGTCTGTGCCTGTGGCTACTGATGAG AGCCCTGCCAgtgaaggggaagaggaggagctgatgatggaggaggatgaggaagaggtgCTGGCAGGGGTCTCGGCAGAGGACAAGAGTCGGAGACCTCCTGGGAAGGGCTCCTTGGAACCTGTACACCCTG ACGTCACATCCCCAGGCAAGCGGGTGGACAAGGTTCGGGCACCAGTCCGCTATTGCATGCTAGGAAGTCGCGACACAGCCAG GAATCCCCACACCCTGGTAGAGGTGACACCCTTTGCAGCCATCAACAAGTTCCAGCCGTTCAATGTGGCCGTTTCCAGCAATGTGCTTTTCCTGTTG GACTTCCACAGCCACCTGACTCGGAGTGAGGTCGTAGGCTACCTCGGGGGCCGTTGGGACATCAATAGCCAGA TGCTCACGGTACTGAGAGCCTTCCCCTGCCGGAGCCGGCTGGGGGACGTGGATATGGCAGCCACCATTGAGGAGGAG ATATACCAGAGCCTGTTCCTGCGAGGCCTGTCCCTGGTCGGCTGGTACCATAGCCACCCACACAGCCCTGCGCTGCCATCACTGCGGGACATCGACACTCAGATGGAATACCAGCTTCGCCTGCAGGGCTCCAGCAATGGCTTCCAGCCTTGCCTGGCCCTGCTCTGCT CCCCGTACTACTCTGGGAACCCAGGCCCTGAGTCCAAGATCTCACCCTTCTGGGTGATGCCTCCCCCTGAG CAAAGGCCCGGTGACTATGGCATCCCTATGGACGTGGAGATGGTCTATGTGCAGGACAGCTTCCTGACCAATGACATCCTACATGAGATG ATGTTGCTAGTGGATTTCTACAAGGGCGCCCCGGACCTCGTGAGGTTCCAGGAATCCTGGAGCCCAGAGCACAGCTATCTGGACAAGCTAAAG ATATCACTGGCCAGCAGGACACCCAAGGACCAGGGTGTGTGCCATGCACTGGAGCAGGTGTGCAGCGCACTCAAGCAGGGCTGCTGA
- the Sh3gl1 gene encoding endophilin-A2 isoform X1: MSVAGLKKQFYKASQLVSEKVGGAEGTKLDDDFKEMEKKVDVTSKAVAEVLVRTIEYLQPNPASRAKLTMLNTVSKIRGQVKNPGYPQSEGLLGECMIRHGKELGGESNFGDALLDAGESMKRLAEVKDSLDIEVKQNFIDPLQNLCDKDLKEIQHHLKKLEGRRLDFDYKKKRQGKIPDEELRQALEKFEESKEVAETSMHNLLETDIEQVSQLSALVDAQLDYHRQAVQILDELAEKLKRRVHDASSRPKREYKPKPREPFDLGETEQPNGGFPCAPAPKITASSSFRSSDKPARTPSRSMPPLDQPSCKALYDFEPENDGELGFREGDLITLTNQIDENWYEGMLRGQSGFFPLSYVEVLVPLPQ; the protein is encoded by the exons CTGGTCAGCGAGAAGGTCGGAGGAGCCGAGGGGACCAAGCTAGATGATGACTTCAAAGAAATGGAGAAG AAGGTGGACGTCACCAGCAAGGCCGTGGCAGAAGTGCTGGTCAGAACCATTGAGTACTTGCAGCCCAACCCAG CCTCGCGGGCCAAGCTGACCATGCTCAACACAGTGTCTAAGATTCGAGGCCAGGTGAAGAACCCTGGCTACCCACAGTCGGAGGGGCTGCTAGGCGAATGTATGATCCGCCATGGGAAGGAGCTGGGTGGCGAATCCAACTTTG GCGATGCCCTGCTGGATGCGGGGGAGTCCATGAAGCGCCTGGCTGAGGTGAAGGACTCGCTGGACATCGAGGTCAAGCAGAACTTCATTGACCCACTGCAGAACCTATGCGACAAGGACCTGAAGGAGATCCAG CACCACCTTAAGAAGCTGGAAGGCCGCCGCTTGGACTTTGACTACAAGAAGAAGCGGCAGGGCAAGATCCCAGATGAGGAGCTGCGCCAGGCTCTGGAGAAGTTCGAGGAGTCCAAGGAGGTGGCTGAAACCAGTATGCACAACCTGCTGGAGACTGAC ATCGAGCAGGTAAGTCAGCTCTCAGCCCTGGTGGACGCGCAGCTCGACTACCACCGGCAGGCCGTGCAGATCCTGGACGAACTGGCAGAGAAGCTTAAACGGAG GGTACACGATGCCTCCTCACGCCCCAAGCGGGAGTACAAGCCTAAGCCCCGGGAGCCCTTTGACCTTGGAGAGACAGAGCAGCCCAACGGGGGCTTCCCCTGTGCCCCTGCACCCAAAATCACAG CGTCGTCATCGTTCCGATCATCTGACAAACCAGCCAGGACGCCCAGCAGGAGCATGC CACCTCTGGACCAGCCAAGCTGCAAGGCACTGTATGACTTTGAGCCTGAGAACGACGGCGAGCTGGGCTTCCGCGAGGGCGACCTCATCACACTCACTAACCAGATCGATGAGAACTGGTACGAGGGAATGCTGCGTGGCCAGTCAGGCTTCTTCCCACTCAGCTATGTGGAGGTGCTGGTGCCCCTGCCACAGTGA
- the Sh3gl1 gene encoding endophilin-A2 isoform X2, with protein MSVAGLKKQFYKASQLVSEKVGGAEGTKLDDDFKEMEKKVDVTSKAVAEVLVRTIEYLQPNPASRAKLTMLNTVSKIRGQVKNPGYPQSEGLLGECMIRHGKELGGESNFGDALLDAGESMKRLAEVKDSLDIEVKQNFIDPLQNLCDKDLKEIQHHLKKLEGRRLDFDYKKKRQGKIPDEELRQALEKFEESKEVAETSMHNLLETDIEQVSQLSALVDAQLDYHRQAVQILDELAEKLKRSVVIVPII; from the exons CTGGTCAGCGAGAAGGTCGGAGGAGCCGAGGGGACCAAGCTAGATGATGACTTCAAAGAAATGGAGAAG AAGGTGGACGTCACCAGCAAGGCCGTGGCAGAAGTGCTGGTCAGAACCATTGAGTACTTGCAGCCCAACCCAG CCTCGCGGGCCAAGCTGACCATGCTCAACACAGTGTCTAAGATTCGAGGCCAGGTGAAGAACCCTGGCTACCCACAGTCGGAGGGGCTGCTAGGCGAATGTATGATCCGCCATGGGAAGGAGCTGGGTGGCGAATCCAACTTTG GCGATGCCCTGCTGGATGCGGGGGAGTCCATGAAGCGCCTGGCTGAGGTGAAGGACTCGCTGGACATCGAGGTCAAGCAGAACTTCATTGACCCACTGCAGAACCTATGCGACAAGGACCTGAAGGAGATCCAG CACCACCTTAAGAAGCTGGAAGGCCGCCGCTTGGACTTTGACTACAAGAAGAAGCGGCAGGGCAAGATCCCAGATGAGGAGCTGCGCCAGGCTCTGGAGAAGTTCGAGGAGTCCAAGGAGGTGGCTGAAACCAGTATGCACAACCTGCTGGAGACTGAC ATCGAGCAGGTAAGTCAGCTCTCAGCCCTGGTGGACGCGCAGCTCGACTACCACCGGCAGGCCGTGCAGATCCTGGACGAACTGGCAGAGAAGCTTAAACGGAG CGTCGTCATCGTTCCGATCATCTGA